The nucleotide sequence GGCGGCGGCGATGAGCGCCGTCTATGCCTTCTTCGTGGCGGTCTTCGTCTACCGCGACATGAAGATCAAGGACGTGCCGAAAACGCTGCTGGCCTCAGCCAACATGTCGGCGATGATCCTCTACATCATCACCAACGCGGTCCTCTTCTCCTTCCTGCTCACCTCCGAGCAGATCCCGCAGCAGCTCACTGACTGGATCACCGGCATGGGGCTGGGGACGGTCGGCTTCCTGATCATGGTCAACCTGCTGCTGCTGGCGGCCGGCAACTTCATGGAGCCCTCCTCGATCCTGCTGATTACCGCGCCGCTGCTCTTCCCGATGGCGATGCAACTGGGGATCGACCCGATCCACCTCGGGGTGGTGATGACGGTCAACATGGAGATCGGCATGATCACCCCGCCGGTCGGCCTCAACCTCTACGTGGCCTCGGGGATCTCCCGGCTGGGACTGACCGAAACGACCAAGGCGTGCGCCCCCTGGATACTGG is from Desulfuromonadales bacterium and encodes:
- a CDS encoding TRAP transporter large permease subunit, translated to LPKASLATRLRAFRESIWGLLLIVVVIGGIYTGIFTATEAAAMSAVYAFFVAVFVYRDMKIKDVPKTLLASANMSAMILYIITNAVLFSFLLTSEQIPQQLTDWITGMGLGTVGFLIMVNLLLLAAGNFMEPSSILLITAPLLFPMAMQLGIDPIHLGVVMTVNMEIGMITPPVGLNLYVASGISRLGLTETTKACAPWILVMLAFLILITYVPAISLWLPNLLMK